In the bacterium SCSIO 12741 genome, TGGCGAATCGATTGACCTACTCCATTGTTCGAAACCGAATTGGTTTTATCCTGATGAATACGGATACCTATAATGCTATTCGACCAACCGATCCAAAAGGGGATGAAGGCTTGATTCCAACCGATTGGATCATTGCCAAAATCAAGCAATTTCAGAACGATCCCGATATTGACCACGTTTTTGTTTTGGGCCACAAGCCTTATTACGTGAGCGGTGTTCCGGAAACTGGTCATAGAGGACTGCCCGAAGGTCCTGTACTTTGGCCCGCTATGCAAAAGCATCATGTGTTAGCCATGTTGTCCGCCCACGTTCATGATTACCAACGCATGCAACCTCAAGACACAGGCACCTATCAGATCATTGCCGGTAACGGTGGAACGGAGGGTACTGCCACCTTCTTTGGCTATTCTATGATTCATATTCTCAGCAATGGCGAGGTAAAACTTATCTCTAAAGGAGTCGACGTAAATCCCCAACACTACTACCTGGGCATGCCTGATTCTCCCAATTCCGTTAGAGACAGTACAATACTCACCTGGACGAAGAATACGAACCCTTATCGATCAGGAAATTAATTCGCTCTTTTTGATCGTACAAGGCCTTTTGCCAATCGCTTGAATAGGCTATTTTTGCCGGCAAATTTGGAACCCATGGATCAGCTTAAAATCGGCATTATCAGAGAAGGTAAAACTCCACCAGACGAGAGAGTCCCATTGGCACCTGAGCAGGTTGCTGCAATGATGAAGGAATATCCTCAAGTGGAATGGGTGGTTGAAAGTAGCCCGATCCGTCGATTTAAAGACGAAGAATATGCCAACCTGGGTGTATCTGTGGTGACTGATTTAAGCGATTGTGACGTTTTGATGGGTGTAAAAGAGGTTCCCAAGGATCAATTGATTCCGGGAAAAACCTATTTCTTCTTCTCCCACACGATTAAAAAGCAGCCTTACAACCGGGATTTGCTTCGGAAAATCATGGCCGATAAAATTCGCCTGATCGATTACGAATGCCTGACCAATGATAAAGGACGCCGCCTAATCGGATTTGGCCGATATGCTGGAATCGTGGGAGCTTACAACGGTCTTTTGGCCTATGGAAAACGTCATGGTTTATACGACCTAAAGCCGGCCTGGAAATGTGAAGACCGCGCTGAAATGGAAGGTGAATTGGCCAAGGTGAAATTCGATCCGGCAAATCCACCCAAAATGGTATTGACTGGAAATGGTCGTGTTGCTCATGGAGCGATGGAAATTCTATCTGCCTTGTCGATTAAAAAAGTGAGCGCCGATGATTTTCTTACTCAGTCCTATGATGAAGCCGTTTACTGCCAGCTTCGGGTAACCGATTACAACAAAAGAAAAGACGGTGGCGAAGGATCTACCGCGGAGTTTTTCGAGCACCCAGATTTGTATACAGACGATTTTATGCGTTTTGCTCAGGTGTCTGATCTTTATTTTGCCTGTCACTTCTGGAAAGACGGTTCTCCATACTTGTTCACCCGTGAGCAAGCCAAGAGTTCCGATTTCAAAATCGAAGTAGTGGCCGATATTTCCTGCGACATTGATGGACCGGTAGCCTCTACCCTACGTCCATCTACCATCGCCGATCCATTGTACGGATACCTGGCCGAAAGCGAAACCGAAACCGACTGGAACAACCCAGCAGGAATCACCGTGATGGCCGTAGACAATCTACCTTGCGAGCTGCCTAAGGACGCCTCCCGGGACTTTGGTCAAGAGTTCATTCAGAACATTTTGCCAGCCCTGTTAGGAGATGATCCTACCTCGATCATAGATCGCGCCACCATTACCCAGGACGGAGAGCTCACCAGCTACTACTCCTACCTGGCCGATTATGTGGCCTGATACTTGTGGGTACATTTTATCGTTACCTTTGTAGGAACCGACTTCGGTCGTTAAACCAATTTGTACCCTTTTTCATTTAAAATTCGAACAACCATGAGCACCAGCTTTCGGGACGAGGAATGGAAAGAACTGTCCATGCCCGGCTTCCAACCCAAAAAGAAATACGAAATATCGAACCACGGTAGAATTAGAAGTTATGCCCAAAATCCAGAGGGAAGTCTTCTAAAAGCCCATCTTGTAGATGGCTACCCCGCCATTACTTTTCGCATGGCCAATAGAAAGGCCTCGTTAAAGTACATCCACAAACTGGTGGCGCTTCATTTTTTAGCTCCTCCAGAAGAAGGTGAGTCAAGTGTGATTCACCGCGATTTTGTTAAAACCAATAATCACGTGACCAATTTGGCCTGGGCCAATCAGGATTCATTGAATGAGCACCTCTCCAAAAACCCGAACCGAAGAATCGTGTACGGACAAAGAAATTACACCAAGCTCACCGAAACTGAGGTAATCCGGCTTAAGAAGAGAATTTTTGACCCCAAAAGAAGAACCCGGCTCAAAATGCTGGCTCGGGAATTCGGCATCAGCGAAATGCAACTCTACCGAATCAAACGTGGAGAAAACTGGGCTGATGTAGGAATTAACCCGCTGAAGCTGAAACCTCAAAATAGCCAATAGCTTTTTTGAAGTCTGAATATCGAATGTTGAATTTTGAATTCCGATAGACCTCTGTCCAAAACTGTCGGAATTCAAAATTCGATATTCAGAATTCAAAATTCATAACCGTACTTTTGCCCAAAATGATGGCACCTCTACGGTTATTAATCTCCGGACCTGAAAGCACGGGAAAATCAACCCTGGCACAGGAACTTAGCGATCATTTCCAGGCTCCTGTAGTTTGGGAACAAGCGCGACCCTACCTGGAGAAATATGGTCCTGACTACGATTTTGAAGACCTAAAACGCATTGGTGACCTACAATTTGCAGCAGAGAATGAAGCTTTTTCGAAAGCAGAAAAAATGCTCCTCTGCGATACGGGTCCCTTTGTGTTGTGGGTGTGGGCTCACTATACCCTAAGGCAAGAGTATCCCTTTGCCTCGGCGTGGATGGATCAAAAGACCTACGACGGAGTCATCTTATGCTATCCTGATCTTCCCTGGCAGCATGATGATATGCGGGAACATCCCAATTTGGAAGACCGCGACCGACTTTACAAACTTTACGAAACCAACATCTTAAAGCGCTACCCTGAAGCACTCATCTTAAAAGGACAAGGAAAAAGTAGAACCGAGTGTGCAATCCGTTATATAAACGATTTGTCATCTAAAAAAAGGGACTAAATTTGCCCACTGAATGGGGTGCCCGAATGGGCTGAGATCATACCCATCTTCGCTATCACAGCGGGGGAACCTGATCCGGATAATGCCGGCGTAGGAAATTAATTTTATGAAACACAATTTACTTAAATCGCATCGGTGCTGTGGTACATCCCCCGTACTCGGTTCTGCATGCTCAAATCGAAAAGCGATGAAGAAACTCGGCTTTTTAGTACTGTTTGCACTTTGGGGGACAATCCTGCAAGCGCAAACATCAGTGAAAGGAACCGTTACCGGAGAAAACGGTAATGCTATTGTTGGAGCCTCCGTGGCTCTGCTCGAAACCTATCAGGGTGCCTTTTCAGGTGACGATGGGAAGTTTGAAATCTTACAGGTTAAGCCAGGTAACTACAGCATTCAGGTAAGCTATCTGGGTTATGAAAAACAAATCGACTCCATTACAGTCGGTAGCGATCCCCTGGACCTAAACTTCAGTCTAACTCCAAATGCTTTGGTAACGGATGAAATCGTGGTAAGTGCTACCCGAGCTGGAAGTGGTGATCCAATTGCTTCCACCGATCTCGACAAGAAAGAATTGGAACGCAACAACGTTGGACAGGATATGCCTTATGTCCTTCGCTTAACTCCCAGTGTGGTTACCACATCGGATGCGGGTGCAGGAATTGGTTATACCAGTATTCGAATTCGAGGTTCCGACGCAACTCGGATTAACGTAACCATGAATGGTATTCCGATTAATGATGCAGAAAGCCAAGGAGTTTGGTGGGTCAACATGCCTGATTTGGTATCCTCGGTAGACGGAATTCAAGTTCAGCGTGGTGTAGGATCCTCTACCAACGGTGCAGGTGCCTTTGGTGGATCTATTAAAATGCAAACGAACCAGTTGAAGGACAAACCCTATGGAGAAGTTGCTTTGGGCGGTGGATCTTTCAATACCCAAAGAGCCAGCGTAGGTTTTGGAACCGGACTGATCGGTAAGCACTTTACAGTAGATGGACGTCTTTCTACGATTACCTCAGATGGCTACATGGATCGGGCAAGCTCTGATCTAAAATCCTACTATTTGTCTGCAGCTTACGTTGGAAAGAACACCAGCTTAAGGTTGATCACATTTGCCGGAAAGGAAAAAACTTACCAAGCCTGGAACGGAATACCAGGACGATACCTGGACAGTGCCCGCACCTTCAACCCCTATGACTACGACAATGAGGTGGACAACTACGGTCAAACACATTACCAGGCTTTGTTTACCCAAAAAATCAGTGATGCCTGGAGCGCCAATATCAATTTGCACTATACCGATGGTGGCGGCTATTTTGAGCAGTACAAAGGCGATCAATACAATGATTTGCTGAACAAAGGCGGAAAAGAAGACCTTGCTGATTATGGAATGGCTCCAGTAATTATTGGTGGCGATACCATCACCCAGACAAATCTGATTCGTCGTCGTTGGTTAGACAACGATTTCTACGGAACCGTTTTCTCCCTGAACTACGATAAGGGTGGAAAATTGAAAGCCACCTTGGGTGGAGGCTGGAACCAGTATGTGGGTAAGCACTATGGTGAAGTAATTTGGTCGGAGTATAGCAGCAACAGCCAGATTCGTCACCGCTACTATGACAATGACGCTACCAAGAATGACTTTAATGTCTACGCTAAAGCCAATTACCTGGTAGCCAAATTCATCACCATTTCGGCTGACCTTCAGTACCGCAATGTATTTTATGAGTTTACCGGAGTGGATGATCAAGGAAATCCATTGCGTCAAACCGATCAGCTAAACTTCTTTAATCCGAAGGCTGGTTTGATGGTTCGTTTGAATTCTGTGAATGAGCTTTATGCCTCTGCGTCTATGGCCAACAGGGAGCCCAATCGCGATGATTACACCGAAAACACGGCAAGCAATCGTCCAAAGCCAGAGCAAATGATCGATTACGAGTTGGGCTACAACTTGAAGATGAAAAAGCTGAGAGCAAACTTGAACTTCTACTACATGGACTACACGGATCAATTGGTAGTAACAGGTGAGTTAAACGATGTGGGATCAGCTAAAAAAATCAATGTGCCGAAGAGTTACCGTACCGGATTGGAAATGATCATTGGTGTAGCTCCGTTGAATTGGTTGGAATTGAATGCGAATGCAACGATCAGTACCAACAAAATTGAGTCCTTTACTTCCTATCACGATGATTGGAGTACTGGAGAACAAGTGGCCGTTACACGCAACAATACAGACATCGCTTTTTCTCCAAACGTTATCTCAGGTGGTGAATTGCTTTTTAAGCTGCTTGATGACCAGGGAGTTAAGTACCGTTACGATCTGAACGCTTCCCTTCTTGGAAAGTATGTTGGGCCTCAGTACATCGACAATACGCAGAACGATAACCGCAAGCTCGATGGCTACTTCGTAAGCGATTTGCGCCTGGAATTCCGGGTTAGAAAATGGTTATTTAAAGAAGTAGTTGCTTCTTTTCAAGTTAACAATTTGCTGAGCGAAGAATACGTATCCAATGCCTGGAGTTACTCTTTCCGCTCACCTGGATTTGATCCTTCTTCCGGAGATCCTTACGTAAACCACGAAGGTGGAGACCGTTACAATATGATTGGCTACATGCCCAATGCAACCCGGAACTTCCTGTTCGGGTTAACCTTTAAGTTGTAGGCGTTATTGCCCCATAACTGCCTCAAAAGAGCCGCCTTGTTCTCCAACAGGGCGGTTCTTTTTTTTGGTGGGTACTGATTCTGAGTAGTTTGATTTTTTTCGGAACAATTTTTGCCAACGGCTGTATTAAATGAACCGATTCATTTCGGCTTAACAAATGCAAAACCGCTGCGCATAAGGTATCTCGAAGAGTTTATACCTGTATATTTGTGCCGTTAAAAACTATCACATGAAATTTTTAAAATACCTATCATTAGCCATTGTGCTGTTTTCAACTTCCCTGTTGAACGCTCAAATTGACGTAGGAATCAGTACCATATCCTCTCCGGCCACTGGATCTACGGTTAGCCCTGTTGTAACCCAAGTTGGGTTCGACATAAGAAATTACGGGACGATGACACTCCCGATGAATCATTCGGACACCGTTTTTATCGAATGCTTGATCAATAACAATCTGGTTGAAACCTATATTCGACCTCTCGCCACGGCTGCCCTTGCCCCTGGAGCAAGTGAGTCCTGGAACATCAACTTCGATTTTGGTAATTATAACCTGACTCCAGGTTCTACTTTTACCTATTGCTTAAGAACCCGTTTGAAAAGCGACCCCACTTCGTCCAACGATACGCGCTGTGTAAGCTACACCTTAGCTTCTCAAGGCTTCGATTTGGGTGTTGGCCCAGGTTCGGTTGAAATTACCAACCCAACGGGTTATAATCCTAATTCTACGATTCCAATTGGAACTCCATTGAACGAATTGGCCTTTGATGTGGTAAACTACGGTTCCTCATCGGTACCAGCAGGTACAACAATCACCATTGATTTGAAAATTGGAAACGGAACTACCATCCCATTAAGCGGTTCCTTAGGCCAGACCTTGGCTGCAGGTGGTACAACCAACTTTACCATTGATTGTTCTCCTGCCGGGATTGATGAAAGTCTACCTACGGTAACAGGAGGTTTTCAGATTTGTGTAGAAACTACCATGTCAAACGATCCGAACACAAACAATGATGGATCATGCTCCAGTTGGGCGATGGTTACCGGTGGCGGTAGCCAACCAACTATTGATTACCTCTCTACCAATGCAGGTCCTGTAGGTTCCAAAGTGACCGTTTTCGGTAAAAACTTCTCTACTTCAAACATTGCGGTGTACTTCTCACCCGGTGTTCCTGGAAACGTAACGCGAAGTACGTCTACAGAAGTGGATGTTACTGTCCCTGTAGGAGCCAATTCCGGTGTTATTGCTTTGGTATCTAATGGTACGCCAGTAAACGGACCTTATTTTACCGTGACTACTACACCTATCCATACCATTACCTCCATTTCTCCAAATGCAGGTCAAGTAGGTTCTCAAGTTACCATCAACGGTTCTGGATTTAGTACAAACCCTTCAGATCACACCGTTAGATTTGGTTCAGCTGCTGCAGTAGCTACCGTGAATTCGTCAACGGCAAATCAATTGATCGTAACCGTTCCAAACAACGCTGTTACAGGAAATGTAGAGGTTCGGTTAAATGGATTTTTTGCCGTATCTCCTGACACCTTTACTGTGACCACTGGCCCTGTTCCAAGCATCACGGATTTCAATCCTAAAACAGGTGCGCCCGGAATGGAAGTGACCATTACAGGTACCAATTTTGATCCGATTGCGGCTAACAATACGGTTACCTTCAACGGAGCCAACGCTACCGTAAAATCTGGAAATGCTTCTCAATTGATTGTTGAAGTTCCAGCCGGTGCTACCACAGGAAAGATCTCATTGACCACTGGAGGAATTACGGTTCAGTCTGCAACTGACTTCAACGTGGTGACTACTCCTATTATCACTGACTTCAATCCTAAGCAAGGTCCGGTTCAAACTACGGTAACTATTGAAGGATTCAATTTCTCTCCAGTTGCTGCTAACAACACCGTATACTTTGGTACGGCTCAGGCAGGTACTCCAGTAGCTTCGGCTGATGGTAAAAAACTGATTGTAGAAGTGCCTTTCAATGCTAAGGCCGGTGCTCAGTCTGTATCTGTTGAGGTAAATGGATTTACAGAGATTTCTAACATGACTTTCTCGGTTTCTGCCTTGAGCGTTGAAGAAATCAAAGGAGTTAAAATCAACAAGGTATACTACGCTAATAACGAAGTGGTATTGGATCTTCAAAATGCCCAATCGTTAAGCGATTTGAGTTTGAGTGTGTTTAACCTGGAAGGTAAATTGATCGCTACCCGTCAGATTAATGCCGGTACTCAGGTAAATCAGCGTCTTGCTCTTGAGTTAAGCAATGGAACTTATGTAGTGTCTGTTGCCGAAAAAGGACAAGCCCTCGTTGCTAAGAAAATCGTAGTAGCGCAATAATATTTCAGCGAGTCCCGATCTTCGGATTGGGACTCGTTTTCTTTTTCTTTTCAACCCAGCCCGCCCTTCCAGTTGACCTTCTTACCTCTTACCTTCTACCACTTATTTTTTTTACAAATTCCATCCTATTATTGAGGATTCAATGCTTTCTTGCTAAACGGATTTTAGGAAGCCTTTCGATCAAAAATTAGTCCTTTTCGGATATTATCCTTGCCCCATCTTCCTCTCCGAGTTCACGATTTATCTTGTTGATCACCTCGTCCAATTCATGGGCACATTGCTCGATCAATTGAAGGTATTGCATGGAGGCTTGTGGTTCCATTCGGATCAAATCAATGAGTCCTAAAATACTGCTCAAGGGACCTCTAACATGATGAGAATTCAGGAAGGCATAATTCCGCATTTGCTCGTTTTTGCGATTGAGGGTGGCGTTTCTTTTCTCCAATTCTAAGTTGGCTTTTACCAAATCGGTTACATCAAAATTAACGCCCTTTACTTCCATCAATTTGCCTTGAATATACCAGGGCCGTACCCGGGAAATAATGTACCTCGGCCCTTCTTTAGAATGAGGAATTCGGAACATCAACTCCACCTGCTCTCCCGTTCGTTGTACCTCCTCCATGGCATCACGAATCCGTTTCGAATCCTTCGGGTCCATTTGCTCGAAGACCCAATCCACGGAGGGAGGCTTATCGGAAACGGGTAATCCCCACAAGGCAAAATTGCCATTGCTCCATCGGTTTTCACGGGTTTGTACATTTACCCACCAGCTACCCATTTTGGCAATTTTCTCTGAATCGGTAAGGGCTGCTTCGTTGAGTTTTATGCGAAGTTCGCGTTCGGTTAAAGGAGCAATCGGTTTGAAAGTACAGAGGTATCGGGGGCCAGATAACTTCTTCCAGGAAAGCCGGTTCCAACTAATTTCACCTGAAGTAGTACCTATTCTCAACTCCAGAATTCCTTCCTGGTTTTGGCACTCCAAAAAAGATTCTTGAACCCTTTTCAAATCTGCATCATGAACCAAGGAAAGAAATGAATTACCCAGGATGGACGACGGCTTGTGGCCCCATAACCGCTCCAGAGACACGGAAACTTCAACCCACTTAAACTCCTTATCCAACAAAGCAAATACATCACCGGATTCAGTTAAGAGAAGTTGAGAAAGGGCCATTGGTGTCGCAAATTAACTCACTAATTTACCTCCAATAAGTCAGTTCATTTGGAAGCTAAGCGACATTCCGGGGTCAGATGTTAAGCCAGTAGACGAGTTTAAAAACCAAAGAGCGGTTTCGGGGACTCCAAGGAGCATCTGTAGTGCCATAATTATCCGTGTAGACTACATAAAAATCACTCATGGGTCGGAAGCGCCACTGCACCCTGGAGTTCACATTAAAGTTGGTTAACTGGGCATTGTATTGGAAATAGGTTGTCCAGTAGAGGGTGCGGGTGAAAGTTAACTCAACCTTGCTTTGAATCAAATCGAAAAAGGTATGTGCATAGGGCTGAGGCATTCGAATCTCCGTCCGTCTGTAATCCAGGGATAAATTGAGAAAGGGCTGCAACCTCAACCTCATTCCCAAGGTGGCATCAAATACCTGTCCGGTGTAGTATGATCCGTACTTAACGGCGAGTTCTCCATTCAGCTTTCGGCGGATATCAGAATTGTAGGTGGCTTTAACATCGCGGTATTGGTACTTACCAGCTGGATGAGGATCGTTGCCCGAGAAGGTGATATCCCGATCGTAGAGCAGCCAGGTCATCTTTTCACTGTAGCGAAGTACCCAGCCTGAGGTGTTGGTTCGATTCTGCTCCCAGCTGACCTGAAAATCGTAGTCGGTGGTTTCAAAATTGACGTCCATGTATTGATCCAAATACAGGCTAAACTGGTTGTTTACAATCTTGCTGTTTTTCGGATAGGTCCGGTAGGTCAGTTTGGGCTCCAACCTCCAATACCCTTGACGAACCACCGTGTCCTGAATGGGGTTAAACCGGCGATTTCGGGGAACGAAGCCCGTTTGTGCTTCATAGTTTTTCGCCACGTATTCATGATTCCACATCAC is a window encoding:
- a CDS encoding IPT/TIG domain-containing protein codes for the protein MKFLKYLSLAIVLFSTSLLNAQIDVGISTISSPATGSTVSPVVTQVGFDIRNYGTMTLPMNHSDTVFIECLINNNLVETYIRPLATAALAPGASESWNINFDFGNYNLTPGSTFTYCLRTRLKSDPTSSNDTRCVSYTLASQGFDLGVGPGSVEITNPTGYNPNSTIPIGTPLNELAFDVVNYGSSSVPAGTTITIDLKIGNGTTIPLSGSLGQTLAAGGTTNFTIDCSPAGIDESLPTVTGGFQICVETTMSNDPNTNNDGSCSSWAMVTGGGSQPTIDYLSTNAGPVGSKVTVFGKNFSTSNIAVYFSPGVPGNVTRSTSTEVDVTVPVGANSGVIALVSNGTPVNGPYFTVTTTPIHTITSISPNAGQVGSQVTINGSGFSTNPSDHTVRFGSAAAVATVNSSTANQLIVTVPNNAVTGNVEVRLNGFFAVSPDTFTVTTGPVPSITDFNPKTGAPGMEVTITGTNFDPIAANNTVTFNGANATVKSGNASQLIVEVPAGATTGKISLTTGGITVQSATDFNVVTTPIITDFNPKQGPVQTTVTIEGFNFSPVAANNTVYFGTAQAGTPVASADGKKLIVEVPFNAKAGAQSVSVEVNGFTEISNMTFSVSALSVEEIKGVKINKVYYANNEVVLDLQNAQSLSDLSLSVFNLEGKLIATRQINAGTQVNQRLALELSNGTYVVSVAEKGQALVAKKIVVAQ
- a CDS encoding alanine dehydrogenase produces the protein MDQLKIGIIREGKTPPDERVPLAPEQVAAMMKEYPQVEWVVESSPIRRFKDEEYANLGVSVVTDLSDCDVLMGVKEVPKDQLIPGKTYFFFSHTIKKQPYNRDLLRKIMADKIRLIDYECLTNDKGRRLIGFGRYAGIVGAYNGLLAYGKRHGLYDLKPAWKCEDRAEMEGELAKVKFDPANPPKMVLTGNGRVAHGAMEILSALSIKKVSADDFLTQSYDEAVYCQLRVTDYNKRKDGGEGSTAEFFEHPDLYTDDFMRFAQVSDLYFACHFWKDGSPYLFTREQAKSSDFKIEVVADISCDIDGPVASTLRPSTIADPLYGYLAESETETDWNNPAGITVMAVDNLPCELPKDASRDFGQEFIQNILPALLGDDPTSIIDRATITQDGELTSYYSYLADYVA
- a CDS encoding TonB-dependent receptor is translated as MKKLGFLVLFALWGTILQAQTSVKGTVTGENGNAIVGASVALLETYQGAFSGDDGKFEILQVKPGNYSIQVSYLGYEKQIDSITVGSDPLDLNFSLTPNALVTDEIVVSATRAGSGDPIASTDLDKKELERNNVGQDMPYVLRLTPSVVTTSDAGAGIGYTSIRIRGSDATRINVTMNGIPINDAESQGVWWVNMPDLVSSVDGIQVQRGVGSSTNGAGAFGGSIKMQTNQLKDKPYGEVALGGGSFNTQRASVGFGTGLIGKHFTVDGRLSTITSDGYMDRASSDLKSYYLSAAYVGKNTSLRLITFAGKEKTYQAWNGIPGRYLDSARTFNPYDYDNEVDNYGQTHYQALFTQKISDAWSANINLHYTDGGGYFEQYKGDQYNDLLNKGGKEDLADYGMAPVIIGGDTITQTNLIRRRWLDNDFYGTVFSLNYDKGGKLKATLGGGWNQYVGKHYGEVIWSEYSSNSQIRHRYYDNDATKNDFNVYAKANYLVAKFITISADLQYRNVFYEFTGVDDQGNPLRQTDQLNFFNPKAGLMVRLNSVNELYASASMANREPNRDDYTENTASNRPKPEQMIDYELGYNLKMKKLRANLNFYYMDYTDQLVVTGELNDVGSAKKINVPKSYRTGLEMIIGVAPLNWLELNANATISTNKIESFTSYHDDWSTGEQVAVTRNNTDIAFSPNVISGGELLFKLLDDQGVKYRYDLNASLLGKYVGPQYIDNTQNDNRKLDGYFVSDLRLEFRVRKWLFKEVVASFQVNNLLSEEYVSNAWSYSFRSPGFDPSSGDPYVNHEGGDRYNMIGYMPNATRNFLFGLTFKL
- a CDS encoding metallophosphoesterase, which produces MKSPLLYSALCLLIMLSACQSETNKPKDKPIVEAEPEVVYKFAFVGCNRVNYSDRDNPAATNASTANVQVLKRTLNEIAAEKERPDVLFFLGDLVEGLSDTSKLDTQLQAWVAQYQDPAFSNISKMGIELIAVPGNHEMLYYKEYPGDSVHDEWPLQGATDTWLKHMSRYMPNDRDRIGGPDSLANRLTYSIVRNRIGFILMNTDTYNAIRPTDPKGDEGLIPTDWIIAKIKQFQNDPDIDHVFVLGHKPYYVSGVPETGHRGLPEGPVLWPAMQKHHVLAMLSAHVHDYQRMQPQDTGTYQIIAGNGGTEGTATFFGYSMIHILSNGEVKLISKGVDVNPQHYYLGMPDSPNSVRDSTILTWTKNTNPYRSGN
- a CDS encoding PAS domain-containing protein, whose protein sequence is MALSQLLLTESGDVFALLDKEFKWVEVSVSLERLWGHKPSSILGNSFLSLVHDADLKRVQESFLECQNQEGILELRIGTTSGEISWNRLSWKKLSGPRYLCTFKPIAPLTERELRIKLNEAALTDSEKIAKMGSWWVNVQTRENRWSNGNFALWGLPVSDKPPSVDWVFEQMDPKDSKRIRDAMEEVQRTGEQVELMFRIPHSKEGPRYIISRVRPWYIQGKLMEVKGVNFDVTDLVKANLELEKRNATLNRKNEQMRNYAFLNSHHVRGPLSSILGLIDLIRMEPQASMQYLQLIEQCAHELDEVINKINRELGEEDGARIISEKD
- a CDS encoding HNH endonuclease, with the protein product MSTSFRDEEWKELSMPGFQPKKKYEISNHGRIRSYAQNPEGSLLKAHLVDGYPAITFRMANRKASLKYIHKLVALHFLAPPEEGESSVIHRDFVKTNNHVTNLAWANQDSLNEHLSKNPNRRIVYGQRNYTKLTETEVIRLKKRIFDPKRRTRLKMLAREFGISEMQLYRIKRGENWADVGINPLKLKPQNSQ
- a CDS encoding ATP-binding protein, translated to MMAPLRLLISGPESTGKSTLAQELSDHFQAPVVWEQARPYLEKYGPDYDFEDLKRIGDLQFAAENEAFSKAEKMLLCDTGPFVLWVWAHYTLRQEYPFASAWMDQKTYDGVILCYPDLPWQHDDMREHPNLEDRDRLYKLYETNILKRYPEALILKGQGKSRTECAIRYINDLSSKKRD